The genomic region GCCGAGCCGGTCGGCGAGCGTGCCGCCGACCAGGAACATGCCCTGCTGGCTGAAGTTCCGTACGCCCAGGACGAGTCCGACGAGCCAGCCGGCCAGTCCGAGCGTCCCGGACAGGTGGGCGGCCAGGTAGGGCATCAGCATGTAGAAGCCGAGGTTGATGGTGAACTGGTTCACCATCAACAGCTGGACGCTGCGTTCGTACGACCGAACTTGGGTGAGCAGCCCCATCACCGGCCCTCCTCCGCGGAGTCGGACTCGGCGGCCGCGTCCTCAGTGCCGTGCAGAGTGAGGGGATCGACCACGGTGGTGCACCGGGTCCAGCGGGTGACCTCCTTCTCGTCCAGGCGGCCGATCAGCTCCGGCTCGGGCGCCGGTGGGGAGGCCAGCAGGCCGTGGGCGGCGCAGTAGTCGTCGTTGTAGACCGTCCCCAGGTACCGCTGCGGACCGTCGGGGAAGATCGCGACGATCCGTGCGTCCGCCGGCGTCGTCCGGGCCAGCCAGCCCGCCACCAGCGCGACCGCGCCGACGCTCCATCCGCCGGTGGCGTAGTGGGAGGCGGCCAGTTGGCGGCATGTCCACACCGCCTCGGCCGGGGCCACCCAGTGCACCTCGGAGAAGTTCTCGTAGGCGACGTTGCGGGGGTGGATGCTGGAGCCGAGTCCGCGCATCAGCCGGGGCCGGGCGGGCTGGCCGAAGATCGTCGAACCGGTCGTGTCCACGCCGACGACGGTCAGCTCGGGGTAGAGCTGGCGCAGGACACGGGAGACGCCGGCCGAGTGACCGCCGGTACCGACGCTGCACACGAGCACGTCGATGTGGCCCGTCTCGGAGGCGAGTTCGAGGGCCAGCGGGGTGTAGGCGGCGACGTTGTCCGGGTTGTTGTACTGGTCGGGGCACCAGGAGCCGGGGTGCTGCTCCAGCAGCCGCTGCACGCGGTCTCGGCGGGCCTGCTGCCAGCCGCCCGTGGGGTGCGGCTCGGAGACGACGTTGACCTGGGCGCCGTACGCGGTCAGCAGCCGGGTCATGGACAACTCCAGCCCCGGATCGGTGACCAGGGTGACCGGGTGGCCGTACACCATGCCGGCCAGCGCCAGCCCCAGGCCCAGGGTCCCGCTGGTGGACTCGATGATCCGCCCGCCGGGCCGCAGGTCGCCACGGGCCCGGGCCCGCTCCACCATGTGCAGCCCCGGACGGTCCTTGATGCCCCCGGGGTTGAACCCTTCGAGCTTCGCCCAGAAGCCGCGCCCAGCCGGGGTCAGCGGCTCCGAAACCCGCAGCAGCGGGGTGTTGCCCACCAGGCCGGACAGGGCGGACCGGCCAGAGGGGACTTTGGCCTTGGTCGATGACTGCATGTCGATGTGTTCACTCTCGCTCGATGAATGCCAGTGGGTTCATCTCGCGCGTCCTGGCCACGGGGCGGACCATGCGTCCGCGCTCAGGCCATGGGCACGCGGCAGCCGCGAAGTCGGTCGGCTGCGAGCGAGTGGTCTAG from Streptomyces chartreusis NRRL 3882 harbors:
- a CDS encoding PLP-dependent cysteine synthase family protein; translated protein: MQSSTKAKVPSGRSALSGLVGNTPLLRVSEPLTPAGRGFWAKLEGFNPGGIKDRPGLHMVERARARGDLRPGGRIIESTSGTLGLGLALAGMVYGHPVTLVTDPGLELSMTRLLTAYGAQVNVVSEPHPTGGWQQARRDRVQRLLEQHPGSWCPDQYNNPDNVAAYTPLALELASETGHIDVLVCSVGTGGHSAGVSRVLRQLYPELTVVGVDTTGSTIFGQPARPRLMRGLGSSIHPRNVAYENFSEVHWVAPAEAVWTCRQLAASHYATGGWSVGAVALVAGWLARTTPADARIVAIFPDGPQRYLGTVYNDDYCAAHGLLASPPAPEPELIGRLDEKEVTRWTRCTTVVDPLTLHGTEDAAAESDSAEEGR